One window of Candidatus Nitrospira kreftii genomic DNA carries:
- a CDS encoding hypothetical protein (conserved protein of unknown function), with amino-acid sequence MTTSPLRLGISRCLLGDEVRFDGGHKQDHFLTDILGQYVEWVPVCPEVEAGLSTPREAMRLVGNPHRPRLMTITSKHDHTEAMETMVKGRLDSLNELDLSGFVFKRGSPSCGLERVRVYTTQGMPSHSGTGIFAKAFQDEFPLIPVEEEGRLSDPALRENFIERVFCYRRFQDLLQNGVTKQALIRFHTIHKYLLLAHSQQHYEAMGRLVGQAERYRLKELTLTYGAHFMKTLTMKATVRKHVNVLQHIVGYFKSRLTTQEKAELLDLIADYHRGLTPLIVPLTLVKHYVQILDVGYIRDQVYLNPHPKELMLRNHA; translated from the coding sequence GCTTCGTCTTGGAATCAGTCGGTGTCTTCTCGGAGATGAGGTCCGCTTCGACGGAGGACACAAGCAGGACCATTTCCTAACCGATATATTGGGCCAGTACGTCGAATGGGTACCGGTCTGCCCTGAGGTGGAGGCGGGATTGAGCACCCCAAGGGAAGCCATGCGCTTGGTAGGCAATCCGCATCGCCCCAGGCTGATGACCATCACGAGCAAGCATGATCACACCGAAGCGATGGAGACAATGGTCAAGGGCCGACTCGATTCTCTCAACGAACTGGACCTCTCAGGGTTTGTCTTCAAGAGAGGCTCACCCAGTTGCGGACTCGAACGGGTACGCGTGTACACGACACAGGGGATGCCGAGCCACAGTGGCACGGGAATCTTTGCAAAGGCCTTTCAAGATGAGTTTCCCCTGATTCCCGTCGAGGAGGAAGGCCGGCTCTCCGACCCGGCGCTCAGAGAGAACTTCATCGAGCGGGTGTTCTGTTACCGCCGGTTCCAGGATTTGTTGCAGAACGGAGTCACGAAACAGGCTTTGATACGCTTCCACACAATTCACAAATACCTGCTGCTGGCCCATAGCCAGCAGCACTACGAAGCGATGGGGCGTCTGGTCGGTCAAGCGGAGCGGTATCGCCTCAAAGAGTTGACGCTGACGTACGGAGCGCACTTCATGAAAACCCTGACTATGAAGGCGACGGTGCGTAAGCATGTCAATGTGCTGCAGCATATCGTGGGCTACTTCAAGAGTCGCTTGACCACTCAGGAAAAGGCCGAGCTGTTGGACCTGATCGCTGATTATCATCGGGGGCTTACACCGTTGATCGTCCCTCTCACACTGGTCAAGCATTACGTCCAGATCCTCGACGTCGGGTACATTCGCGATCAGGTCTATCTTAACCCGCATCCGAAAGAGCTCATGTTGCGGAATCATGCGTAG
- a CDS encoding hypothetical protein (conserved protein of unknown function) — MPHVVVEEAGDLQGLYQAFTPMVHRTGNEILKVQEFYLSRSGKDALLESVAIEQGAACNFFVQLKLHEKAITVRLLPATDPEKTPSVKKLMALVAGFIRKVYPGSRYGKTNLQEYLEATLSSE, encoded by the coding sequence ATGCCACATGTTGTAGTAGAAGAAGCCGGAGATCTGCAGGGCCTCTATCAGGCGTTCACGCCGATGGTTCACCGAACCGGCAACGAAATTCTCAAAGTTCAGGAATTCTATTTGTCGCGGAGCGGGAAAGACGCCCTGCTGGAGTCCGTGGCGATCGAACAGGGTGCCGCATGCAATTTCTTTGTCCAGCTCAAGTTGCACGAGAAAGCCATCACGGTTCGGCTGCTGCCCGCCACGGATCCTGAGAAAACCCCCTCGGTCAAGAAGCTGATGGCCCTCGTCGCGGGATTCATTCGTAAGGTGTACCCGGGAAGCCGTTATGGAAAGACCAACTTACAAGAATACCTCGAGGCGACTCTGAGTTCAGAGTAA